The genome window GATGTGTCATAATACATTAGGGTCATGGACAACTATTGACAAGATACAATAAGTCGAGTAGACATGTTGATTCATCTAGTGGATTTGTTGGTTAGTCTGAACAATATATGGCCCAGCCCAGGTAAGATTGAGTGGACAGAAGAATAAAAGATTGTGGGCTTCAAAAGCAGACTGATGGTGTGGGAATAATATGTAGATGGACAATGACGCACTCAATCATGTCGGTCTTTTATAGGTGTTCACCAATCAGAGGCCCACAAGTTAGCACTCTTGTGAACCGAGTTACTTATAAGTTGAGACAAACTGGAATTGAAAATGTTTATGTTTAGCTAGCAAAAGTTTTGCACTACTAATAATGTCACACTTCagataaaaagttaaaaactgTAAAACCATCATAGCATGAGCTTCACTGAATCTTCTCACATAAACGAGACTCTTTCGCCATTACTAATGATATACAAGCTTAATCTTTTGAATATACAACAATGTACAGCGTGTTTTCTTTACCAATCATATGATTTAGGCATGAACCCCTTGCCTAATATGATGTACATGGAAAATAATACTTGACATTGGTTAAGCTAATGCTGTACAAGTGTGACATTGCATTACCCGGACGAGCAAGATCTTGACGCCCTTTTGGCAAGGATTTAAAGAGCAGCTATACAACGCTGATTTGGTTATGCAAAGATTTTCAAGTAAACTCCTCAAAGTTTCGATCCTGCCAGATTCAGAGCAGGAGCCAGATGGATTAGGTAGGCTTTCTAGCAGAAATCATTACAAAACGCCTATTTCGAACAACGGTGAAATCAATTAGCCCACAAGCTGTGCAAAGATCTTTAAGTTCAGCCTCTGATAGAAATATGTGGCTGCCTGAGACTTCTCCAATGACCTGCAATGAGATTTTCTATCAGTTAACACATAAAATAAACGACATAGAACCTTATTTTACATGGCACTTGTGGAGGAAGTAAGAACTTAATGGTACACTACTGCTGTTCGAAATATTTTTTCCAAACGTTGATTTTGAACACATTTGCTAGCAAATAAAACTCAGCTTCGGCAGTAACCATGATTGGCACTAATATTACACAATGCATTCACACATTCAATAGAGATTTGGGCCTTTTCATTCTGTATCCAGTGCATTAAACAATTCAGATCACTAGGAAgagaaaatttgaaataatttaccctattaaaataatattgaacAGATCACGATACAGTCTAGACTATAAGGGTTAAAGTCTAAATGGTTAACTTTATAAGAAAGAAATCAATCAAGAGCTCAGACTTCAGTCATGTTTTAGTTCAAAAAGTCACTTGATGACCCAGAGAGCGTTTCCAGCAAGGCGTATCAACTGCCATGTGGCATGACATTCTTATTAACGGAGCTGCAAGGTGACAGCTTTTGACATACTTACAACAAGGGTGACAACTTCTTGTGAGACCAAATGTGACTAAAATATTTGTTCACTAACACGCTAGATAAATATTAGGCAAAAATGATTATTCGTGAGATAATTTAAAACTACAATTAATGACGATTTAGAGTGCCAACCACTACAGATTTTCTTGGATGTTTTAGTATAGTCGAGCTGATTTAAATCAAACAATTATCATACACTTTACCAACACATAACGATATTGCTCAgtgtagttgatttgcctttaGTCACTTTCAGAAGTAGATCGTCTGTGAACCTGCTTACTAGAATTTCTTATGATCAGTGTTTGTGCAACCTGATGTACACTACTATATCAGACTCATACTTGAGTAACACCATGTTTTATAACACTATTTAGTACTTACATGATTCAttcatatttatcatttttactAATTATGATTTGGCACTATTTAGTACTTAatcatatttatcatttttactAATTACGATTTCCTAATCTTAATGGGCAAAAAGTGATGAGTAGTTCTTATATATGAAGTTATTCAAAACAGCTAATCGCACTGACCACAAACATGCTCTAAATATGAAACAAAGAAGTTACCTGACGTACAGAACCCAACAAAGGAATCAATGAGTAAAGGCCATCAAGTATGTAAGTGGTTGCAACAAACACTCCCCCAGGACGTAAAACTCGGCTTACTTCAGCAACCTGAAACAGGTAGCTATCAGTTTATAGAGAACAGGTACCCAGAAATAAATGTAGTAGATAATCATTACAACTAGTAGTCATTACTTTGGGTTGGACTTTTCTAAAGAAGGAAACTTGTCAATGTACATTTAATTTGGAAACGGATACTTGATATGTCAGGGGACGTAAGACGTGGTCATAAACACAAAGATCACAGCGACTCTGCTATTCAAAAAGATTCAAAGAAGTAACAAGTTAAATTTTGAGGACCATGAGTCCATGACAGAGTAACAGCCTTATTAGCACCCTCTTTTAGGGCTGTATCCTGAACCAATTCTCAAAATTCCTGTGATTATACGCTTTTCCAGCAGCTGTCATCTGATGGTTCGTCTTCCATCAGCTGCAGAATGCTCAACATCTTCTAATGCCCTCCTATTACTGCTTCTTGTTATGTATCCAGTTCCTACATTCTGCTCTTAAGGTACATAACTTCACTCCGTATCTCACTATAATCATAAATCGAAATGGACTCTTAAGCCTAAGGACAGAAAGATAAACTTATTTTACAGGTCAAACTAAAATGAAGCCATCCTGGAGGTGGCAAATAGTGAAAGACAGGAGCTTTACGGGGATTTCTAGAATTACATTTTGACCAAACCATAGGTGCCAAAAGCATTCATAAAGAAATTACTtcatataaatatgtatttaggAAAAGGGTTTTGCAGGGGAACCAGATTAACAAACAATTAAGTTTTTGAATCCCTAACAATACAGGTGAAGAGCACAACAGATCAAGATATCACTGTAAATCTGCAACCGATCCAGTAATCTGGTAAGAACGGTTTTGGAATAACTCATCTCCTGCCAACTTATAAGTCGCGAATAAGGTACCACATCCAGGAACTTGCAACTTGCTTAGACTTATAAGCACTTCtaagcccccccccccccccccccccccccccccccccatatTATGTGTAGAAAGCATTAACCATTGCTTGAAAATGATGCCTTAGTTAGTACTACTGTTCTCAGTACCAGCACTACCTATAAGCCTAACAAAAGAAATAACAGAAATATCATAATTCTTACAGCTGCTGAAGGTGAAGGCCAACAATGCAAAGCAGCACCAGCATGCACAGCATCAACAGAACTTGTGGCAAATGGAAGTCTGGAGATATCAGCTCTGACCAATATTAAGTTTCTACAAACAGAAATATTAGACCATATTAAATGTATGAAGATAAAATTCATGCAAAAATTATATTCACAATTGGTGAATGTATCTGCACCAATAAAACTAGATTCGGGTCAGTGTGTACTCTGTTGGGAAGTTTTCCTCCTCCTTAATGAATTTGAAACACTCTTGCAACATGTTCTCTGAGAAGTCCAAAGCGACGACAAGGGAGAATAGTCCACTTTTGGCAAAAAGCCGTGAGAACATCCCACTGCCACAACTAGCATCAATAATATTTCCACCTAGGACCGGCTTAAGGTAACCTTTCATCATCTCAAACTGCAATTATCAATAATATCTGATTACCAGCTTAATATTGTCAATTAAGTTAAGCCTAGTGACAATTCTTAGAAATAGAGTTGCCCTGTATCAATTCCTTTCTAAGTTGTTCCACCCTGGTTGTATAGAAATTTGCAGTTACCTCTTTTTCCGCACCTGGGAAACCACCCAGCACTGAAAATGTTTGTCGCCATCCCCGTTCATACAGAAACGACACAACTGGTGTTCTAGTAAAAACATGCAAAGGCAGTCAGATATCAGAAAAAATGCAGTGACTATATCATGGCAATATCGTATCATTTTAaagaatttcatttgaaatacaaTGCATCGGTCCCTTTAAGAGTCAAATTATCTAAATGACAACAAATGGACAACCCGGATCCAGAAACTAATTAGGCATTGAATCACCTATCAGTATCACTAAGATCGCTTAAGCTAGCATCTCCAAACATAGTCTTACTCCTTTAATAATGTTTAAGAAGGGGGGGTTAACAATGTACATCATGATAAAGCTTGAGCAGGTATGAACTCAGAACCCATCCATGAAcactcaaatataatataaattgcaTGTCCAAGATATCAAAAAACAATTTCTGGGCACAAAGtgcaataaaaaatattgaatgaCAGACTAAATTCGAACTAATACTCCAACacttaatacaatttttatgtAAATGCACCACTGTTCGCATTATAAGTAATTTCAGAAGTAGACATGTGCATATTTGATATCAACCATTAGTGTGCTCCCGGACCATTTATAAGCAGTCAAACCTACTTAAACCTACTTTCCAAAAGCATAGCTCAATCAAACATAGTGCCACCAGGAAATCACAATCACTTCCATTGTTACTCTGCAAGTTTATCGCAAaagtattaatttttcaaaaagttaATTTCATTTGCCATGAAATTTTTGTTGACATTGTTTTATAATAGTGGGTAAGGTTTTATTACTTCCGTGGCGTCCTAAACTTCTTATTCTTTTTAacacaaatttaaatttcagtTGGAAACAAAATCAatgatcaaatattaatatattttctggAGAATCCTATATATTCTCTTAATTCAAACTATTTACTTATCTCATCAAAGTAGTTACAGTGTTCTATTGATTTTAAGGCTTTGAGAACGAGAAATACTTCAAAAATATTTACCTAAAAATTTCTGTAGAGGCTGGCATAGATTCGTCATAGGCATTTGATCCGCTAGATACAGTTAAGTTAAGATGTGTTTCGTTTCCAAAGTAATCCTTCCGACAGGTGCAACACTGAAAACTAGACTGTGCTGCCGTGTTCCTGTAGCAGATTTATCAAATTACAGGACTAAACACAAAATATCTGTTACAAAAGAAGTTAAAGATACACTTGATTATCTGTTGCAAATAACTAACACAAAATATGCAGAGAATTGCTGGACTaaagtgtaaaaaaaaaagatcatgCTGTAACACTAGAACTAATAACTTACACAGAGAATTGTGTAGCGCCACTTGAATCAAATGGCTCATAACATATAGGACAAGCTAATATGTTTTTATTGGTGGTGACTTTATTTTCATCAGGAACGAGAGCCTAGGTATATGAACAGAAGCAAAAAGGCATAAGAATAAACTTGATTCTAACAACAattctataaataaataatatatacaacaaCAGATAGCATACACGAACATTAGGAGAATTTAGGAAAACATTAAAAAAGTGTACTGAAGACAGTCTACTTGAAAGAAATTATGTATCATAATTAATCATTGCTTGAATTCTGATTAGCTATATCTGATGCCACACGGATTATCCTCATACGTCACAAGGCATCTTACGAATGTTGCATATTTATtgtgaatattttatataataattgaaaatgataattttttatcatttatttccACAAATCAAAACTGATGCAATAATAATTATCTTTTTTCCTTGTCCAGCTGCATTTGTAACTGATTTTTTATTGGTAGCAAGCTTTTAGGAAGCCATGTCTCTCGGATGACGAGATGGATTCTTTGCTTTTAGGAAGCTTTTATTTGTAAATGATGAGATGGATTCTTTGCAATTTAATAAAACTTGGCATTTGGTTGATTTGCCTCCTGGATGTAAGATTATAGGATGTAAATGGATCTTTTAATGGATCCATTTCTTAAATGGATCTTTAAGAAAATATCAGATTAGTCTTGATACATTGAGAGGatctcaaaaaaaaaacgaTTACTTGGACTGCAAACCTGCTAGTACACCTTACAACCCTAGTGTTAAACTATTTAAGAATGAGGACTATGGTGTAAGACAACAAGAATATGAAAGTACCAGTGGCAGCCTTATGTATGCCGCTGATAGCACTAGACTCGAAATAGCCTATGTCGTGGGATTGATGGCAAGTTTAGTAGTAGACCTGGTATGGAGCATTGGCATGCTATTGAGAGGGTCACGAGATACCTCAAAAAAACAATGAACCTTGGGTTGTAATATAGTAAGGTTCCCCGCTGTCTTTGAAGGATATGATGCTGACTGAAATATCTTGTTAGAAGATTCCAAGGTAACAAGtagttatatttttaatatagctGGTGGAGCTGTTTCTTGGAAAACAACAAAACAAACTATATAAGTTGAGTCAGCCATGGAAGCAGAACTGATaatgataacgccaatctccggtcccggtccttcctccgccgtgactggtggtttcgtggtgtagctgctggatgggagcctacaaaacaacgccggcgggggggttttgccccaaagcgcctccggcgtgagagtaagcgtgggtttcggaaggataaagattagagaaagtgttatctatgtgtggtgggaGAAGATGTATGtgtggtggttgctggtggctggtgactgagagtgtttgaatatatgctgagtgtgagtgtgtgtgtaaAATGAGTGTAAAGAGAGAGTAGTTAGTGTGTAACCCTTAAGCCCTTggtccttggtctatttataggccaaggattagggtttaagggcgcgtacctggatcctggtcctacacgtgtagaggtttgatcccctacacgtgtccaggtgtcagcgtaggagtagtattttggaatgttccctggcttgtctctatcgccagtagttgaccgttacatttgtctttatcgtgtcagtctgtgccttgtgcagcaagtgtcggctggtacaaGATTGGACCCTGGTCGAGGAGTATGATTTGGTTGTATCCGGGTCCAGGACCTCACCCAGTGATGTGCCCTGGTAGGGTTGAGGGGTTATCCGTCGTGCCAAGTAGCACACCAGGGGCCGGGGTCACCATGTTTCCGGGTGAACACGGGGGTCTAGGTATCCGGGTTACGCCTTCCCGGATCCCACCCTATCAGATAACACTAGCCAGTGCTAGTGAAGAAGCAAGTTGGTTAAGAAACTTCCTAACTGAGGTCCTTAATCCCTTTATGGGATAAACCGGTTCCATCGGTGTTAATTCACTGTGATAGTACCGCGGCTATCAATAAGATTCTGAACCATTATTTTAAGGGTAAGAAACGACATATCCGTCGTAAGAACAGAATGGTTAGAGAGTACCGCGTTCTTTAGTCATCATTTCACGAATTCTCACAATTTGGCTAAACAAGCTATAGCAGCATACTCGGTTCTTAAGCGCCTAACCAATCCTAAATTATGTGGAATAAATTAGAAGTTCATTCACTAAAAACTTTTCGAGCATTTTGTTATAATGATCAGAACCTATCGAGACTCACATTCATGATACCAATTCAGACAAAATATACAAGTGTTGTTTCATCGTTTGATTGGATCCGGGCCGGGTGATTCTGGTCGAGTTACTTGTTCCGTTTGCTTAATCAAAGCAAAACAAGCGGACCCGGAAGGGGAGATGTACCCGGGTTGGCTGCTTGTAATAGTTTTGACTTGGAAAGTTTTTGCAAGTGAGAAGAGAGGATTGGATCCGGATAAGAATTGTGGACCCGGACAAGGTTAGGGATTTTGTTGTAGCCTTCTCCCCCCTGCCCTGATGGACCCGGGCAAGAGTAAGGGTTCGTGGAGGGATCCGGGTTAGATGGACCTCGCTAGTTTGCATGACGCTGTGTTGGGGGACCCGGGTTGCTGTCTGTGTCCGGGTCATGGATCAGTGAAACGTTCGAGATGTGCGGAATACGAAGTGTTTCGTATCTTGGAAGTTGAACCGCTACACATCTTTTAAGGCGGCGAATTATTACAGCTGTAATAATTATGGGTCGTCCAATGGGGCGCGGACACGTGGCCCGTGATGTGAttgcatgtgtatatatatcagaCTCCCCCCATTCCAGTTTCTTCTTATTTTCTCATTTGCTTCcgttatttctctgagaaaaaaGAAAACGCCACCGTCGCGCGCTGCTTTTCGTCGGATTTCGAGTGTTTCTGTTTGCTTCATCTCCTCCGTCTCGCCACTAATTCTAGTaagcttttcttctttttcctttgTCATGCTCTTTTTTATTGTATTATACTGCCGTTATTTGTATGGGATTTGTTTCGAAATGTTTGCTTTCGGTTGCTGTCGTGTTCTTCTTTTCAATGCTTATAGCTGTGTAGATAGGTTTGTGAGGATCTTTTTTGGTGCGTGTTTTGTGGTCTAAAGGGTTTGGGATTCTGGGTTTTTGATTTTTGGTTATGTTTTTGCTTGACTGTTCTTGGATGCGTATGTATAGATATGTGTGTAACTGTGAGGGTTTGagttttgatcttgatttttggTTTGAAATGGTTATAAAACTGTTTGTGCCTGTTGGGTTTCTTCGGGGGTTTGAACTGAACCCGGGTACGACAAGTATGCCCGGGTTGGGTAGCCTTAGGATATGGCTGTTTTAGGTGTTTTTGTAGATGGTGTATATAATAGCGAAGAGTAGGTTTCCCGACCCGGGTAGGTATGTCAAGTCCGGGTAGGGGTTTTGGGTTGCTTTGTTTTCGTACTCGGAGGAATTTTGTTGTGCTGTAGTGTGTATGTGGGACCCGGGTAGTTTTCTTGTACGTAGTACTCTTCTCCCCACGAAAACCTGGGGAAAGGGGAGGACCCGGGTAGAGTCGGGTGAGTTGCTGTAGTTGGTATCCGGGTAGTGTTGCTTGTACTTGGTCGTTTCTCTTTTCTTGATGCTTTTCCACATAGAATTAGGATGGGATCCGGATCCAACTAAAATCTGTAACTATATGTGAATTCTAAAACTGACCCGGGTTGCTTTTTCGTTTAGGTTTATGGTCCGGATCCCTAGGCCGCCAAGGAGAGAAATCGTCGCTTACTCAGCGGTACCCGGGGAGTTCTCTAGTGACACCGAGTGCGACGAGGTTCACACCCTTGCTTTCCGCGCCCGGGTAAAGATGGCAGAGAGAGAAGTTTCCACTTCGGGGGTGATATCTGAGTTTCAGAAAGTAAAAAAGACGGTCGGGAGGCAGGTTATTATGTCCCCGGAGGGGGTCTGGTGTGACTCGAAGTCTTACTTCATCACCAAGGCTCCCCTCGTCGAGGAGAAGCAATTCTATACAAATATGGCCGGATTCTATCGGCTTAAGCATCCAAACGGGAAGTTGGGCCCTTATAACAAAGAGGAGTTCGACGAGAGATTCCGGGAATTGACTGGGATCCGGGCTCCGTTTTCGTTGAAGACCCATATCAGAGAGATGTCTCCGGATGCGGCTGATCGGATGATCCGGACTGCTTTCCAACTGCCGCCGGATGTCGAGTGGAGGTGGCCCGAGCCTGGGGAAATGATTTATCACCGGCCTGCAGATGGTTTCGTCCCGGTGTGGATGGAACACCTTCGGTCCGGGTGGAATCCCCGATGGCATGTTTTCTTCAAACATCTATGTAAATATGAGTGGAAAGTGTCTCCGATGCAGCTGACCCCGAACGCGGTCAAGTGGATGACCTGGTTTCTGTGGGCTTGCAACAAGATGAACTACTATCCCACTTTGAAGTTGTTCCGCATGTTGTTTCAGTTTAAGAAGTCCGGGGTGAAGCCCCTGTATGAACTGCGCTTTCGCTCAAAAGAGTGTGGTCTGGGATCCGGGTTCTTGAGCCCGGTTATGCATCAAAGTTCACTGAAGGGATGGAACGGCGAAGTCATCATGCTCAAGGGTCTAGACTTGGCTTTCATGCCCTATATAGAGGCGGATGACAAGAAAGTGAGAACGGATTCTGGAGCGCCCGGAGCTACTGGTGAGTTCCGGGCTCAGTTGGTTGAGTTCTGCAATTGTCTCGGGTTTCAGTTGACCCGGGATACATTTATGCAGCACAACAAGTTGCACGAGGGCGGCTGTGAGTTGCATTTTTTCCTTAgtcttttattttacttttgtagTCTTGTCCGGGTCTTCTTGTATTATGTCTGCTCCTGTTTTGTCCGGGTCTTCTAGTTGATAGTCTCGTGTTGCTATATCGCCCGGGTTTCCTTGCTTATGATATGTATGTCCCTTAGGAGAATCTTGTTGCGACATTCCTCTGTATTTACCCGGGTTCTCTTGATTGTTGACAGGTCTTCCATATTTTGATCCGGCTCTTTGGGGAGATATGTCTGCCGACGACTCTTTTGCTGCCGCTTTGAGGAACTTGGGGGGAGTTCATACCCTTCCCAAGCCACAGCCGAAGGATAAGTCGGCAAAAAAGAAGAGGGTTGTGAAGAGGGGGGAGTCCGGGTCTTCTCGTCAGGAGACGGAGGGGACCGGTAACTCGAGTGCACCCCCTGATCCAGAACTGCAGGCGAGGGATCCGGAGTTGGGTTCTGAAGCCCTCGAGGTGGAGAGTCCGGTCCTGGAGCCAAAGAGGAAGAAGACGAAGACTGCTTCTTCTCAGAAGCAAGTGATTGATATGACGGACGAAGATCCGGCTAAATCTGCGATGGAGGTTGTGGACGTCGAGGGTGGTTCCCGACCGGCGCACAAGTTTGGGAAATACCCGGTCAAGAAGGTGATCGGGTTGATGGCGGAGCTCCCGTCTGACCAGGATTGGGAGGTGATGGAGGACCAGGGTCTTGAAGAGAATTTCAAAGACATAGGGGACCTGTGGGGTCAGGTGGTTTTCTAACCCGGAATCGATCTTCTTTTGTTTCTTACTTTGTTTTCCTTGCTTTATGATTCTGGTTTTGCTGATCGAGTTTTAATGTTTCTTTGTCAGCTTGGTGGTCGGTTGGCCGGGTTCAACACCCATGCTCTGAACAGCCTGAAGAAGGAAAGGGAATTTTCTGCTGAGACTCTTGCCCGGGTCAGGAAGCTGGACAAGGATCTAGATCGTGAGAGATCGGCTCGGGAGGCTTTGGAGGCTAGCGTTAGTTCCAAGATTAAGGAAGCTGAGATCCGGAAGGAATCCGAGTTAGCTCAGAAGATCAAGGATGTTGAGGCCCGGGCTGATGATGCGGAGAAAAAGGCATCCGGGTTGGAGAAAGAAGTGGCTGACTTGAAGAAGGAATTGGAGACCCGGAAAGCTCCGGAGAAAGTCGTAGCCGAGTTCCAGAAGTCCCGGGCCTATGCAGATGCTCTAGCAAAGGCTGCAGCCGCTGAAGTCATGCGCTGCTGGACTGTGGCCGAGAAGCATATTAAAACCGACCCGGGTGCCAATGCTCAGAGCTTTACTGAACTCTATATTGCTGCCAAGAACAAGATTGCCGCCGGTGGAGGGGAGCCTGAACCTTATGTCGCCCCGGGTCAGGATGTGGACTCGGATTCTTCTTCTGAATCTGAACCCTTGGACGAAGAGATTCCTGTCAC of Daucus carota subsp. sativus chromosome 3, DH1 v3.0, whole genome shotgun sequence contains these proteins:
- the LOC108211985 gene encoding uncharacterized methyltransferase At1g78140, chloroplastic, producing MPASTEIFRTPVVSFLYERGWRQTFSVLGGFPGAEKEFEMMKGYLKPVLGGNIIDASCGSGMFSRLFAKSGLFSLVVALDFSENMLQECFKFIKEEENFPTENLILVRADISRLPFATSSVDAVHAGAALHCWPSPSAAVAEVSRVLRPGGVFVATTYILDGLYSLIPLLGSVRQVIGEVSGSHIFLSEAELKDLCTACGLIDFTVVRNRRFVMISARKPT